The following proteins are encoded in a genomic region of Thiomonas sp. X19:
- a CDS encoding ABC transporter ATP-binding protein — protein MLRLEGLTVGYDAFLALQGVDLQVRDGELVVLLGANGAGKSSLFHALSGLLRIRAGRAWWGGLELTRMRAPQIVAHGVVHCPEGRKLFGQLSVLKNLQLGAYVHRLRATAMQQRLEQVFTLFPVLAEKRAQPAGSLSGGQQQMVAIGRALMGQPRLLLLDEPSLGLAPLVVKQMFEVVQAINQAGTTVLLAEQNAHAALRIAHRGYVIEQGRVVMKGSADALLHDEGIRRAYIGT, from the coding sequence ATGCTGCGGCTTGAGGGTCTGACCGTGGGCTACGACGCCTTCCTCGCCCTGCAGGGCGTCGACCTGCAGGTGCGGGATGGCGAACTGGTGGTGCTGCTCGGCGCCAACGGGGCCGGCAAGAGCAGTTTGTTCCACGCCTTGAGCGGCTTGCTGCGCATACGCGCCGGGCGGGCCTGGTGGGGCGGTCTCGAACTGACCCGCATGCGTGCGCCACAAATCGTGGCCCATGGCGTGGTGCATTGCCCGGAAGGGCGCAAGCTGTTCGGCCAGCTCTCGGTGCTGAAAAATCTGCAGCTCGGGGCCTATGTGCACCGGCTGCGCGCAACCGCCATGCAGCAGCGCCTGGAGCAGGTGTTCACGCTGTTTCCGGTGCTGGCCGAAAAGCGCGCGCAACCAGCCGGCTCGCTGAGCGGTGGTCAGCAGCAGATGGTCGCGATCGGGCGCGCCCTGATGGGCCAGCCCAGGTTGTTGCTGCTCGACGAACCGTCCCTCGGGCTTGCGCCGCTGGTGGTGAAACAGATGTTCGAGGTCGTCCAGGCCATCAACCAAGCCGGCACCACGGTGTTGCTGGCGGAGCAGAACGCGCACGCGGCGCTGCGCATCGCGCACCGCGGTTATGTGATCGAGCAGGGCAGGGTCGTGATGAAGGGCAGCGCCGACGCGCTGCTGCATGACGAAGGCATACGCAGGGCGTATATCGGCACCTAG
- a CDS encoding branched-chain amino acid ABC transporter permease yields the protein MDQIVQLLFNGLTLGAIYGLVALGLTLVYGVLHIPNFAHGALYMVGGYVAYTLIDKLGLGYWWAMLGAGAAVALLAMLMQALVFAPLRKAPELYDMIGAIGVMLFLEAVAQFIWGAEFHRLPTPYGHVLEIAGMPFPLQRLLIVVAAFVLVVVLHLFLTRTVTGSTILALAQDPQGAALVGIDARRVTYLVFAISGALAAVAAALYAPINLLYPTMGNLVIVKAFVIIILGGMGSFPGAILGGLIIGLAESFGGFYVSTDYKDIIAFVLLVVILSARPQGLLTQGAR from the coding sequence ATGGATCAGATCGTTCAACTGTTGTTCAACGGACTCACGCTCGGGGCCATCTACGGCCTCGTTGCACTCGGTCTCACGCTGGTCTACGGAGTTCTGCACATTCCCAATTTCGCCCACGGCGCCTTGTATATGGTGGGTGGCTATGTGGCTTACACCCTGATCGACAAACTGGGGCTGGGGTATTGGTGGGCCATGCTCGGGGCGGGAGCAGCGGTGGCGCTGCTGGCGATGTTGATGCAAGCCCTGGTCTTCGCCCCTTTGCGCAAGGCGCCCGAGCTTTACGACATGATTGGCGCCATTGGCGTGATGCTGTTTCTCGAAGCTGTGGCTCAGTTCATCTGGGGCGCTGAGTTCCACCGCCTGCCGACGCCTTATGGCCACGTGCTGGAAATCGCCGGGATGCCGTTTCCCCTGCAGCGCCTGCTCATCGTCGTGGCGGCTTTCGTGCTCGTCGTGGTGCTGCATCTCTTCCTCACGCGCACCGTCACCGGCTCCACCATCCTGGCGCTGGCGCAAGACCCGCAGGGCGCGGCACTCGTGGGCATCGATGCCCGCCGCGTGACCTATCTGGTGTTCGCCATCTCGGGAGCGCTCGCAGCGGTGGCCGCCGCTCTGTATGCGCCGATCAACCTGCTGTACCCGACCATGGGCAATCTGGTCATCGTCAAGGCCTTCGTCATCATCATCCTGGGTGGCATGGGCAGCTTTCCCGGCGCCATCCTGGGCGGCCTGATCATCGGCCTGGCCGAGAGTTTCGGCGGTTTCTACGTTTCCACCGACTACAAGGACATCATCGCCTTCGTGTTGCTGGTGGTGATTCTCTCGGCACGACCGCAAGGATTGCTGACGCAGGGGGCACGCTGA
- a CDS encoding MaoC family dehydratase has translation MKRMEQAAAKPLGIDALRARAGEVIGTSPWLLIEQSRINAFAEATLDHQFIHVDPARAQATPLGSTIAHGFLTLSLLSHFAEAVLPDISSLAMSMNYGFDRVRFVAPVRTGSRIRGVFSLVALEQQAANRFQMRLAVTVEIEGEVKPALVADWQTVLFMVQD, from the coding sequence ATGAAGCGAATGGAGCAGGCTGCGGCAAAACCGCTGGGGATCGACGCGCTGCGTGCCCGTGCTGGCGAGGTGATCGGGACCTCGCCCTGGTTGTTGATCGAGCAGTCGCGCATCAACGCTTTTGCCGAGGCGACGCTCGATCACCAGTTCATCCATGTCGATCCTGCCCGCGCCCAGGCCACCCCGCTGGGGTCCACCATTGCGCATGGATTTCTCACGCTGTCCTTGCTGAGCCATTTCGCCGAAGCCGTGCTGCCTGACATTTCGAGCTTGGCCATGAGCATGAATTACGGCTTCGATCGGGTGCGCTTTGTGGCGCCGGTGCGCACCGGCTCTCGCATTCGGGGCGTTTTTTCACTCGTCGCGCTGGAGCAGCAAGCCGCCAACCGATTTCAAATGCGGCTCGCCGTCACGGTCGAGATCGAAGGTGAGGTCAAACCGGCGCTGGTGGCCGATTGGCAGACGGTCTTGTTCATGGTTCAGGACTGA
- a CDS encoding acyl-CoA dehydrogenase family protein, which translates to MEFSHSDKVSALQERVGAFMEAHVYPNEARFFAEVEANRKAGDAWQPTRVIEELKAEARKAGLWNLFLPESGRGAGLSNLEYAPLCEIMGRSPIAPEAFNCSAPDTGNMEVLERYGTAEQKAQWLEPLLRGEIRSGFAMTEPGVASSDATNIQASIRRDGDHYAINGRKWWTSGANDPRCKVLIFMGKTDADNPDRHRQQSMILVPMDTPGVQVLRHLPVFGYDDAPHGHAEIQFTEVRVPVGNMLLGEGRGFEIAQGRLGPGRIHHCMRLIGLAERALETMCRRALARTAFGRPVADQGVTRERIANARLLIDQARLLVFKAADTMDRAGNKVARKEIAMIKVVAPNMACQVIDWAMQVHGGGGVSDDFGLAYAYANARTLRFADGPDEVHRDQIARLELERYRPRH; encoded by the coding sequence ATGGAATTCAGTCACAGCGACAAGGTCAGCGCCCTGCAAGAGCGCGTCGGCGCCTTCATGGAGGCGCATGTCTACCCGAACGAGGCACGGTTTTTTGCCGAGGTCGAGGCCAACCGCAAGGCCGGCGATGCCTGGCAGCCCACCCGGGTGATCGAGGAACTCAAGGCCGAGGCGCGCAAGGCGGGCTTGTGGAATTTGTTCCTGCCCGAGTCCGGGCGTGGCGCGGGCTTGAGCAATCTGGAGTACGCGCCACTGTGCGAGATCATGGGCCGCTCGCCTATCGCTCCCGAAGCCTTCAACTGCTCGGCGCCCGACACCGGCAATATGGAAGTGCTGGAACGCTACGGCACAGCGGAGCAGAAAGCGCAGTGGCTGGAGCCGCTGTTGCGCGGCGAGATTCGCTCGGGCTTCGCCATGACCGAGCCAGGCGTGGCCTCGAGCGACGCCACCAACATCCAGGCCAGCATCCGCCGCGATGGCGATCATTACGCCATCAACGGCCGCAAGTGGTGGACCTCGGGCGCCAACGATCCGCGTTGCAAGGTGCTGATCTTCATGGGCAAGACCGACGCTGACAACCCCGACCGCCATCGCCAGCAGTCCATGATTCTGGTGCCGATGGACACCCCCGGCGTGCAGGTGCTGCGCCATCTGCCGGTATTCGGCTATGACGACGCGCCGCATGGCCACGCCGAAATCCAGTTCACCGAGGTGCGCGTGCCGGTTGGCAACATGCTGCTGGGCGAGGGCAGGGGATTCGAGATTGCGCAAGGGCGCCTCGGGCCCGGCCGCATCCACCACTGCATGCGGCTCATCGGTCTGGCCGAACGGGCTTTGGAAACCATGTGCAGACGGGCGCTTGCGCGCACCGCGTTCGGCCGGCCGGTTGCCGACCAGGGCGTGACGCGCGAGCGCATCGCCAATGCCCGTCTGCTGATCGACCAGGCGCGCCTGCTGGTATTCAAGGCCGCCGACACGATGGACCGCGCCGGCAACAAGGTGGCACGCAAGGAAATCGCCATGATCAAGGTCGTCGCCCCGAACATGGCCTGCCAGGTGATCGACTGGGCGATGCAAGTGCATGGCGGCGGCGGCGTCAGCGACGACTTCGGCCTGGCCTACGCCTACGCCAACGCCCGCACCCTGCGCTTTGCCGACGGCCCCGACGAGGTGCACCGCGACCAGATCGCGCGGCTGGAACTGGAGCGCTATCGCCCGCGGCATTGA
- a CDS encoding branched-chain amino acid ABC transporter permease: protein MRKLKRTWPWLVPLGLALALPWLAGGNDYILSVLSLAYIYAIAALGLNLITGYTGQLNLAHAGFMAMGAYTVGILTVDHAVPFWWAFVLSGLIPAVLGMPIGWLSLRLRGHYFAIFTLCVGSIINLVIEKWDGLTHGVVGIIGIPVPPGLGALQFATPRGQYNLTLACLVLMTWLMQRIVRSLVGRSFVAVRNSEPLAEALGIPVMRTKLLAFVLSVVYAGFAGGLYAGTVRFLGPDLASIAHTFDMVTAMLIGGIGTVAGPIVGSLALPWVTQYLQFMQDYRMLVFGPLLVLLLIFLPAGIVGSLRNWQARRAAKTQDPAVAQPDAPAVPGQGAAAAPGCGHA from the coding sequence ATGCGCAAGCTCAAGCGCACCTGGCCGTGGCTTGTGCCGCTGGGTCTGGCCCTAGCCTTGCCGTGGCTCGCCGGCGGCAATGACTACATCTTGTCCGTGCTCTCCCTCGCCTACATCTACGCCATCGCCGCGCTGGGTTTGAACCTCATCACCGGTTACACCGGCCAACTCAACCTGGCCCACGCCGGATTCATGGCCATGGGTGCCTACACCGTGGGCATCCTCACGGTGGACCATGCCGTGCCGTTCTGGTGGGCCTTTGTGTTGTCGGGCCTGATTCCTGCCGTATTGGGAATGCCGATCGGCTGGTTGTCGTTGCGTCTGCGCGGGCATTACTTCGCCATCTTCACCTTGTGCGTGGGCAGCATCATCAACCTGGTGATCGAGAAGTGGGACGGCCTGACCCACGGCGTGGTGGGCATCATCGGCATTCCCGTCCCACCGGGCCTGGGGGCGCTGCAATTCGCCACGCCGCGCGGCCAGTACAACCTCACGCTGGCTTGTCTGGTGCTGATGACCTGGCTGATGCAGCGCATCGTGCGCTCGCTGGTCGGGCGTAGTTTCGTCGCCGTGCGCAACAGCGAGCCATTGGCCGAAGCCCTGGGTATTCCAGTGATGCGCACCAAGCTGCTGGCCTTTGTGCTGTCGGTGGTCTACGCCGGATTTGCCGGCGGCCTTTACGCCGGAACCGTCCGTTTCCTCGGCCCTGATCTGGCCAGTATCGCCCACACCTTCGACATGGTCACGGCCATGCTGATCGGTGGCATCGGCACCGTGGCCGGGCCCATCGTCGGCTCGCTGGCGCTGCCCTGGGTGACCCAATACCTGCAATTCATGCAGGACTACCGCATGCTGGTCTTCGGCCCCTTGCTGGTGCTGCTGCTCATTTTCCTGCCCGCAGGCATCGTCGGCAGCTTGCGCAACTGGCAGGCGCGGCGGGCCGCGAAGACACAGGATCCGGCCGTAGCGCAGCCAGATGCGCCTGCGGTGCCAGGGCAGGGCGCTGCTGCAGCGCCAGGGTGCGGCCATGCTTGA
- a CDS encoding ABC transporter ATP-binding protein, translating to MLEIDDIGVRFGGLAAVDGVSTCIRQGSITAIIGPNGAGKTTFFNLISGVYKPTRGRIRFDGQSVTGSRPDRMARLGVARTFQSTQLFDHASVLDNLIVGHRLRTRAGLWDVLLGTPRLQREEALCRAKAEAALEFVGLRAVAHRLAGDITQEQRKRVAIALALATEPRLMLLDEPAGGINPEETVQLAELVRKLATSGMTVCLVEHKMDMVMRLADCVLVLNHGKKIAEGTPDAIRANPHVIHAYLGVPDAAA from the coding sequence ATGCTTGAGATCGACGACATCGGCGTGCGCTTCGGCGGGCTGGCTGCCGTCGACGGCGTCAGCACCTGCATCCGCCAAGGCAGCATCACGGCCATCATCGGCCCGAACGGTGCCGGTAAAACAACCTTTTTCAATCTCATCAGTGGTGTGTACAAACCGACGCGAGGCCGCATCCGTTTCGACGGGCAAAGCGTGACCGGGTCGCGCCCCGACCGCATGGCCAGGCTGGGCGTGGCACGCACGTTCCAAAGCACCCAGCTGTTCGACCATGCCAGCGTTCTCGACAACCTGATCGTCGGTCATCGCCTGCGCACCCGCGCCGGTTTGTGGGACGTGCTGCTCGGCACACCCAGATTGCAGCGTGAGGAAGCGCTATGCCGCGCCAAGGCCGAGGCTGCGCTGGAATTCGTCGGGCTGCGGGCCGTTGCGCACCGCCTCGCGGGTGACATCACGCAGGAGCAGCGCAAGCGCGTGGCCATCGCCCTGGCCTTGGCCACCGAACCCCGGCTCATGCTGCTGGACGAACCGGCGGGCGGCATCAACCCGGAAGAAACGGTGCAACTCGCCGAACTCGTCCGCAAACTCGCCACCAGCGGCATGACCGTGTGCCTGGTGGAGCACAAGATGGACATGGTCATGCGCCTGGCCGATTGTGTGCTCGTGCTGAACCACGGCAAGAAAATCGCCGAAGGCACGCCGGACGCCATTCGCGCCAACCCCCATGTCATTCACGCCTATCTGGGAGTGCCCGATGCTGCGGCTTGA